The genome window ACTTGCCAGGCTTCGCCAAACTTTTCAATTTTTTCAACACTACTGATGCCATCTACATGGCCGCTGACCAGATGTCCGCCTAAACGCCCTGTCGCCAGCAAGGCCTTTTCTAAGTTCAGTAACTGCCCTGCTTTGTACTGACCAAACAAAGTCCGTTTGACGGTTTCACCTGACACATCGGCATCAAAACTTTTGCCATTTAATGCGGTGACGGTCAGGCAAACACCATTACTGGCAATACTGTCGCCGAGTTTTACATCAGAAAAGTCCAGACTGTCAGATTCAATAGTCAGCTTTAAATCCACACCTGACGTTTTAATGGCGCTCACCCGACCCGTCGCTTCGATTATTCCGGTAAACATGGCTCTAACCTTGCTGTTAATTTTAAATCAGGCCCCAGTTTTTCAACTGAAGTCCATACAAAGTGCTGAGCTTCACAAAGCTCACTATAGTCAGGTAACTGCAGCATGGCTTTGGCTTTATCACCCAAAAGCACGGGCGCCTGATAAACAATCAGTTCATCCACCAACCCTGCCTGCCACAAAGAACCAGCCAGTACAGCCCCGGCTTCAACCCACAGGTCGTTGATGTTTTCTGCGGCTAATACAGGCATTAATTCGTTTAAATTCAGTCCTGACTCATCGGCATCCAGCGCAATAAAACGAAGGTGCGGATGCTCAAATGCAGGTTTGAATTGTTTGTCATGCACCAGCACTATGGGGCCATTTTGTGAAAACAAAAGCTCCTGGCCTGTTAATTTAAGGCTGCGGTCCAAAATCACCCGTATTGGCTGACGCACAGAGCCATCGTCCAAAGACGGTATGGCCAGTCCTTCAGAGCGCACTGTTAAACGGGCATTGTCAGCAAGCACAGTAGTAGCAGTCGATAAAATGGCATGAGTCTGAGCTCGCATCAGCTGCACGTCAGAACGGGACTGCGCCGAGCTTATCCATTGGCTTTTGCCGTTGGAAAGCGCAATACGCCCATCCAGACTGGTGGCAAGTTTAAGCCGGATATAAGGTTTTTGCCGCTCCATCCGGCTTAAAAAGCCAGGATTTAATGCACGGGCTTGATCTTCAAGCAAACCAACCTGCACTTCAATGCCTGCATCTTGCAGGATCTGAATGCCACGCCCAGCCACTAAAGGATTAGGATCCAGCATAGCTACTATGACTTTTTTCACACCGGCATTCACCAGCGCCAAAGCACAAGGCCCAGTGCGGCCATAATGACTGCAAGGCTCTAAAGTGACATAACAGGTGGCACCTGAAGCAAAATGCTCCGCCTGACGCAAGGCGAACACCTCAGCATGTGGACCACCAGCCTGACGATGATAACCTTCACCTACTATCTCGCCATCCCGGACTATGACAGAGCCGACATTTGGGTTAGGTGCAGTGGTAAAACGGCCTTTAGAGGCAAGTTCTATGGCACGCGTCATATAATGATGATCGAGTTCAGTAAAACTCACTTAGTTGTCTCCAAGCCGGGCAATCTCTTCGCCAAACTCACGGATATCTTTAAAGGAGCGGTAGACGGAAGCAAAACGCACGTACGCCACTTTATCGAGTTTCACCAGCTCATCCATAATCAGAGTACCCAGCATTTGGCTTGGCACTTCGCGCTCGCCCGTGGCGCGTAATAAGCTTTCCACTTTGCTGATCAGAGATTCAATCTGTTCTGTAGGGACAGGACGTTTTTCCAGTGAACGCATCACGCCACTGCGCAACTTAGCCTCGTTATAAGGCTCGCGGGAGCCATCGCGTTTTACAATACGGGGCATCACCAGTTCGGCAGCCTCAAAAGTGGTAAAACGTTCATGGCAGGCGCCACATTCACGTCGTCTTTTTACTTGAGACCCATCCGCGACTAAGCGGGAGTCTATAACTTTGGTATCGTCGGCACGACAAAAAGGACAAAACACGGAATTTCTCCGAAAAAAATGGCCGCATTAAGCGGCCATCATAACACTCTATCTTTGCTCAGTCATAGCTGGCAATCAGGCATAAACCGGTAAACGGCCACAAACTTCAGACACCTGAGCCCGCACTTTATCAATGACGCCAGCGTCACCGCGGCTGTCCAGCACGTCACAAATCAGGCTTGCAACCAAACGGGCTTCAGCTTCCTTGAAACCACGACGGGTGATAGCAGGAGTACCGATACGTAAACCGCTGGTGACAAATGGAGAACGTGGGTCATTTGGCACTGAGTTTTTATTCACAGTGATATGAGCCAGACCTAACCAGGCGTCAGCTTCTTTACCCGTGATGTTTTTGTCGATTAAATCCATCAGGAATAAGTGGTTTTGAGTGCCA of Rheinheimera sp. MM224 contains these proteins:
- a CDS encoding riboflavin synthase → MFTGIIEATGRVSAIKTSGVDLKLTIESDSLDFSDVKLGDSIASNGVCLTVTALNGKSFDADVSGETVKRTLFGQYKAGQLLNLEKALLATGRLGGHLVSGHVDGISSVEKIEKFGEAWQVWIKMPKDLAHYIAEKGSITVDGISLTVNELSSSAFRLTIVPHTARETTLMSLKVGSQVHLEVDLIARYLERLLQGREGAGSKGVTMDLLQQRGFL
- the ribD gene encoding bifunctional diaminohydroxyphosphoribosylaminopyrimidine deaminase/5-amino-6-(5-phosphoribosylamino)uracil reductase RibD, coding for MSFTELDHHYMTRAIELASKGRFTTAPNPNVGSVIVRDGEIVGEGYHRQAGGPHAEVFALRQAEHFASGATCYVTLEPCSHYGRTGPCALALVNAGVKKVIVAMLDPNPLVAGRGIQILQDAGIEVQVGLLEDQARALNPGFLSRMERQKPYIRLKLATSLDGRIALSNGKSQWISSAQSRSDVQLMRAQTHAILSTATTVLADNARLTVRSEGLAIPSLDDGSVRQPIRVILDRSLKLTGQELLFSQNGPIVLVHDKQFKPAFEHPHLRFIALDADESGLNLNELMPVLAAENINDLWVEAGAVLAGSLWQAGLVDELIVYQAPVLLGDKAKAMLQLPDYSELCEAQHFVWTSVEKLGPDLKLTARLEPCLPE
- the nrdR gene encoding transcriptional regulator NrdR — its product is MFCPFCRADDTKVIDSRLVADGSQVKRRRECGACHERFTTFEAAELVMPRIVKRDGSREPYNEAKLRSGVMRSLEKRPVPTEQIESLISKVESLLRATGEREVPSQMLGTLIMDELVKLDKVAYVRFASVYRSFKDIREFGEEIARLGDN